The following are encoded together in the Drosophila biarmipes strain raj3 chromosome 3L, RU_DBia_V1.1, whole genome shotgun sequence genome:
- the LOC108030824 gene encoding serine/threonine-protein kinase WNK1 isoform X1 yields MDGKIQPADAKSNQKAGLASGNLKKDKSAKGTSQAVVSDTKKMEARKSSSDTVIEPLIKQQVPLHSSKTTPTTLTANFVQNIRFVRKNVEQSGRNTNPLQFVELETEFPRDYDDNIEMLSREAEHLEEQFRTPTRSNATDATSHQVAGIIDNIITEASRSLAIEKTEDDVPLKSSTKHSSGVKRVGFQVEEKDDTESQSKKQPKSIDDTAKKSESAGASAEEATVTGSSADASASLLPSTSTVSITSSTTSITKSKSDEDDDPVAMSPCGRFFKYDKEVGRGSFKTVYRGLDTLTGVPVAWCELLDKQVKKSERTRFREEADMLKKLQHPNIVRFYTYWEFPIGRKKNIVLVTELMLSGTLKSYLKRFKKIHPKVLKSWCRQILKGLNFLHTRQFPIIHRDLKCDNIFITGTTGSVKIGDLGLATLKNRSHAKSVIGTPEFMAPEMYEEHYDESVDVYAFGMCMLEMAISEYPYSECKGPAQIYKKVISGIKPAALAKVEDPNVRDIIERCIELKKEDRPSCNELLESEFFDEDIGIRVEPTASEQFLSDPSISIIEFRLRFMDPKKRSSRHKENEAIQFEYNIQHDEYEQIAQEMMKENIISEDDSRAVARLLKVQVVSLLKERAQRQTQIKLQNEKSRLEKLALQKQRESLPTNVDEDEEEEEDSEDEEDGVKWNQRLQLKYDLLNTDSETSLALSTNSVEPQQLSARSNTSIPNSGMQQPVQVHGPAAVPQLISVQPQAIPSPAIPMQQKPTVHYIQTPQLASYQNSNTTMQEIGNNQVISPTSTQQIQQQQPIAAPPVNHQIMPQQQVNQQQQQPQIMQQMPQQVQVQQVAQQQQSQTVLPPQQHEQPQQQQQPMADQQKSQQIPLQQQLHHLMHTNVQAPDLSQQQQMAQKQAQQYFQQQQQPQAPISMHSNQLAQQQQAYAMQQAGQQQIQQQILQQQQQAAALQQQQQAAVLQQQLAQHQMQQLQQQQLQQQQQQQQIQQLQQQQLQQQQFVQQQQYAQAMPQQQHQQLIAVSQVMAPQQHQPPMQIPVQMQIPPTSVAPTIQQTYNQSQQVTLVDPQQQQHAGFSGVTPQQTQFVPQTTQQPIQLSMPLEQQLQQLLHSQPPQQQQPQQPINQQQQQPLTQQQQQPLVQQQQPPLVQQQQPLVQHQQPPQPQLIPGVQQQQLPQQQPQAEQHPQIPSQVPVQQENVQPNQVNQEQAVATETTSVNSTQANTEGAPKTETQTSADADKQQKQQGTRTQKPRRSNRSGNERIPKLSVTSVDEGSVINCHMENKLKTITFKFDIGDVNPVEIANKLIAQDLLSNCQSTVFVEMINEIVDQVKQNPNQIPIPTNYRRNIEKVRHASLTRQRSTFRSHQRHRSRDETASDITKMFEPTIHGVESLPSGGGGAELSNSNSTFEAKSHVSNIANAQEGQVNVGTPPTTTSTMSSSSTASRDAPNSSNDVTIGSGSVSRKTSTASEYTSLSIDYMPDSNTTPTGPEPPLDDAKDKSLIVNQKPCSLAIARMQKLLESNGGGAPRSLNLPLNRHLKIQEDLKHTRSLDDLTAVKITFDMPNKTALEPSESEQKATAVEAEKPKDKSAQAVGNQGTGAANTLEQLKIELENITHAHAFASAVVASINNRTPHQASPAPAMSSLKTSSGQPQAQEVSKSSNGAGPSAPSVGQNTPTAALASARGSGSSVYNSRRTSIDNSMGFDVHLHTATNLEGTVSNSDPTPTDASVGITIGAGHDKQLSKQPSLEKPSTTSISTNSSDPPQRNPSNGSINQNSIADLEKKLAALRNTENAEESASATLSAVPKQIEEVVNPSARKISRFSVSRVQEQKTSTGVEEPAQGQLKIDLQVAGPGGQIQSNNSVQNGSVVNTPTEVISSPIQNVPLAINGIQLIYQQPQQIHQLPGSGTSTSTSGAGAQCIVVPQVINQNGTQMQQMSNLQPQPQLVHPNIPQQPQQTPLNGHPPMGNTHQQQPQQQSIPMQPIQTQQQQNQMPLMSQQQQQIMMQQQQGAQQGSQQYNLPTTQQTHPQHQFIHTQPNQLHSLPPQVVSMSPGMPHQLPPMQTMSTQQQMISQQQHQLQMQSHMQQQSVPGMYNQQTGARVAAPQNFQGPVPNHLLQQSPLMTSQQTAQPMQHVMQPIFNATSGEVTEEPVSLAATHPHLLPSDIQSDIKHNLDSLVNQLCNTRLGTNQHQRLLLLRQRQLIEEDELRLKHYVEYEKFQKALRQSISTNVPATAAYYSAAAAQLPTNLAAPAAPSSSNPTSTSSANT; encoded by the exons ATGGATGGCAAAATACAGCCTGCAGATGCCAAGAGCAACCAGAAAGCTGGTCTAGCTTCGGGCAATCTTAAAAAAGACAAGTCGGCTAAGGGGACGTCGCAAGCGGTTGTCTCAGACACCAAGAAAATGGAGGCAAGGAAGTCCTCCTCGGACACGGTgatagaacctttgatcaagcAACAGGTTCCACTGCATTCGTCCAAGACCACGCCCACAACCTTGACGGCAAACTTCGTACAGAACATTCGATTCGTGCGCAAAAATGTGGAGCAGTCGGGCAGGAACACGAACCCGTTACAGTTCGTCGAGCTTGAAACAGAGTTTCCGCGCGACTATGATGACAACATTGAGATGCTGTCCCGGGAGGCGGAGCACTTGGAGGAGCAGTTTCGCACCCCTACGCGGTCCAATGCAACGGATGCCACTTCCCACCAAGTGGCCGGCATTATTGACAACATAATTACCGAAGCGTCACGCAGTCTTGCAATCGAAAAGACTGAAGACGATGTGCCATTGAAGTCCTCCACCAAGCACTCGAGCGGCGTCAAGCGTGTTGGCTTCCAGGTCGAGGAGAAGGACGATACCGAAAGTCAGAGCAAAAAGCAGCCAAAGAGCATCGATGATACAGCCAAGAAGTCGGAGAGCGCCGGGGCTAGCGCGGAGGAAGCTACTGTTACTGGGTCCTCTGCGGATGCTTCTGCATCTCTGCTACCTTCCACGTCGACGGTGTCAATCACCTCGTCAACCACATCGATTACCAAGAGCAAAAGCGATGAGGACGATGACCCGGTGGCAATGTCCCCGTGCGGACGTTTTTTTAAGTACGACAAGGAGGTAGGACGCGGTTCCTTTAAGACTGTTTATCGTGGTCTGGACACGTTGACGGGCGTTCCAGTTGCCTGGTGCGAATTACTG GACAAGCAAGTAAAGAAAAGTGAGCGCACCAGATTTCGTGAGGAGGCAGACATGTTGAAGAAACTTCAGCACCCAAACATTGTGCGGTTCTATACGTATTGGGAGTTTCCCATCGGCCGCAAAAAGAATATAGTACTAGTCACCGAACTAATGTTATCTGGAACTTTGAAATC ctatTTGAAACGTTTCAAGAAAATACACCCAAAGGTATTGAAGTCATGGTGTCGCCAAATCCTAAAAGGCCTCAACTTCCTGCATACTCGTCAATTTCCTATAATTCATCGTGATTTGAAAtgtgataatatttttataactggCACCACTGGTAGTGTTAAAATCGGCGACTTGGGCCTGGCAACGTTGAAAAACCGCTCCCATGCAAAATCTGTGATTGGCACGCCGGAGTTCATGGCCCCGGAAATGTACGAGGAGCACTACGACGAGTCGGTGGACGTATATGCTTTCGGAATGTGCATGTTGGAGATGGCCATCTCTGAATATCCATATAGCGAGTGCAAGGGTCCGGCGCAGATCTACAAGAAGGTGATCTCAGGCATAAAGCCAGCCGCCCTGGCTAAAGTGGAGGATCCCAATGTACGAGACATCATCGAGCGGTGCATTGAACTTAAGAAGGAGGATCGTCCCAGCTGTAATGAACTTCTAGAATCGGAGTTCTTTGACGAAGACATCGGCATACGCGTGGAGCCCACAGCCTCGGAACAGTTCCTTTCTGATCCGAGCATCAGTATCATCGAGTTCCGACTGCGTTTTATGGACCCAAAGAAGCGCTCGTCCCGCCATAAAGAAAACGAAGCGATCCAGTTCGAGTACAACATCCAGCACGATGAGTACGAGCAGATTGCGCAGGAAATGATgaaggaaaatattatatcggAGGATGACTCTCGCGCTGTAGCTCGACTTCTGAAGGTGCAAGTTGTATCGTTGCTCAAAGAGCGTGCCCAGCGTCAAACTCAAATTAAGCTGCAAAACGAGAAGTCACGTCTGGAAAAACTAGCATTACAAAAGCAACGTGAAAGTTTGCCGACCAACGTGGACGAAGATgaagaagaggaggaggatTCCGAGGATGAGGAGGATGGCGTAAAGTGGAATCAGCGGCTGCAGCTCAAGTATGACCTGCTTAACACGGACTCAGAAACTAGCCTTGCTCTCTCCACGAACAGTGTTGAGCCCCAAcaactgtccgcacgatcaaACACTTCGATTCCGAACAGTGGCATGCAGCAACCTGTTCAGGTCCATGGTCCTGCGGCCGTTCCCCAGTTGATCTCGGTGCAGCCGCAGGCAATACCCTCACCGGCCATTCCCATGCAACAAAAGCCAACCGTGCACTACATTCAAACCCCTCAGCTGGCTTCGTATCAAAATTCGAATACGACAATGCAAGAGATTGGCAACAACCAGGTAATCTCGCCCACAAGCACTCAACAGATCCAACAGCAGCAACCTATTGCTGCTCCACCCGTCAATCATCAAATTATGCCGCAGCAACAAGTCaaccaacaacagcagcagccacaaatAATGCAGCAGATGCCTCAGCAAGTTCAAGTGCAGCAAGTggcccagcaacaacaatcacAAACTGTTTTGCCCCCGCAGCAACACGAGcaaccgcagcagcaacaacaaccaatGGCAGATCAGCAAAAGAGCCAACAAATTCCCTTGCAGCAGCAATTACACCACCTTATGCACACCAACGTGCAGGCACCGGATCTgtcccagcagcaacaaatggCTCAGAAACAGGCCCAGCAATActttcagcagcagcaacaaccacagGCTCCGATTTCCATGCATTCGAATCAGCttgcacaacagcaacaggcCTATGCGATGCAACAGGCTGGCCAACAGCAAATTCAACAACAGATTttacagcaacaacaacaggcgGCGGCcttacagcagcaacaacaggcgGCGGTCCTACAGCAGCAATTGGCCCAACATCAAATGCAAcaactccagcagcagcagcttcaacaacagcagcagcaacagcaaattCAGCAACTTCAACAACAGcaactccagcagcagcagtttgtgcaacagcagcaatacGCTCAAGCCATgccacagcaacaacatcaacaatTAATCGCAGTGTCTCAGGTGATGGCaccgcagcaacatcagccacCAATGCAGATCCCCGTTCAAATGCAAATTCCACCTACTTCAGTGGCTCCTACAATCCAGCAAACTTACAACCAGTCACAACAAGTGACACTCGTTGAtccacaacagcaacaacatgCGGGATTTTCGGGCGTAACCCCACAGCAAACACAATTTGTGCCACAAACCACTCAGCAACCAATACAGTTGTCAATGCCTTTAGAGCAGCAATTGCAGCAGTTGTTGCATAGCCAGCCgccccagcaacaacaacctcAGCAGCCCATAaatcaacagcagcaacaacctttgactcaacagcagcagcagcctttggttcaacaacagcaaccacCTTTGGTCCAACAACAGCAACCTTTGGTCCAGCATCAGCAGCCACCTCAGCCACAGCTGATCCCCGGTgttcagcagcaacaactaccACAGCAGCAACCTCAAGCAGAACAACACCCACAGATTCCTTCGCAAGTCCCTGTGCAACAAGAAAATGTGCAGCCAAATCAAGTTAATCAGGAACAAGCCGTCGCAACGGAAACCACGTCTGTTAATAGTACCCAAGCAAACACAGAAGGTGCACCCAAAACAGAAACTCAGACGTCTGCAGATGCGGATAAGCAACAGAAGCAACAGGGAACACGTACCCAAAAACCAAGACGATCCAACAGGAGCGGCAACGAAAGGATTCCGAAGCTAAGTGTGACCAGTGTAGACGAAGGCAGCGTCATAAACTGTCACATGGAAAACAAACTCAAAACTATTACGTTCAAATTCGACATAGGAGATGTTAATCCGGTTGAAATTGCCAATAAATTG ATCGCCCAAGATTTGCTTTCTAATTGCCAAAGTACAGTTTTTGTGGAAATGATCAATGAAATTGTAGACCAAGTCAAACAGAATCCTAATCAAATTCCTATACCGACCAATTATCGCCGCAATATTGAAAAG GTCCGACACGCGTCTCTAACTCGACAGCGTTCCACGTTTAGGTCACACCAAAGACATAGATCT CGGGATGAAACCGCCAGCGACATTACCAAGATGTTCGAACCCACTATCCATGGTGTTGAATCCCTGCCTTCCGGCGGAGGAGGCGCCGAACTGTCGAACTCCAATTCGACCTTTGAGGCCAAGTCACATGTATCCAACATAGCCAATGCGCAAGAAGGCCAAGTGAATGTTGGAACCCCACCCACAACCACTTCGACCATGTCTTCCTCATCAACCGCATCGAGGGATGCACCCAATAGCAGCAACGACGTGACTATCGGATCTGGTTCCGTTTCCCGCAAGACAAGCACAGCCTCGGAATATACTTCGCTGTCGATTGACTATATGCCTGACAGCAACACTACTCCAACAGGTCCCGAACCACCGCTCGATGATGCCAAGGATAAGTCACTGATTGTAAACCAGAAGCCTTGTTCCCTTGCTATCGCTAGAATGCAAAAGCTCTTGGAGTCGAACGGTGGTGGTGCTCCCCGTAGCCTAAATCTGCCCTTGAATCGTCACCTTAAGATTCAAGAGGACCTCAAGCATACAAGAAGCCTTGACGACTTGACAGCAGTGAAGATAACCTTTGACATGCCCAACAAAACCGCATTGGAACCTTCGGAGAGCGAGCAGAAAGCTACGGCAGTAGAAGCTGAGAAGCCAAAAGATAAATCCGCACAGGCTGTGGGAAACCAAGGAACCGGAGCAGCCAACACTTTGGAGCAGTTAAAGATAGAACTAGAGAACATAACTCATGCCCACGCTTTTGCCTCCGCGGTGGTGGCCTCAATAAATAACAGAACTCCCCACCAGGCATCCCCAGCTCCAGCCATGTCCTCACTGAAGACCTCTTCTGGACAACCACAAGCACAAGag GTAAGCAAGTCAAGTAACGGAGCAGGGCCATCCGCACCTTCAGTGGGTCAGAATACTCCCACTGCAGCTTTGGCTTCCGCTAGGGGCTCTGGATCCTCCGTATACAATTCACGGCGCACTTCCATCGACAACAGCATGGGATTCGATGTGCACTTGCACACTGCTACTAATCTCGAAGGGACAGTTAGTAACTCGGATCCGACTCCAACAGATGCATCAGTTGGCATCACAATCGGCGCGGGTCACGATAAGCAGCTGTCCAAACAGCCCAGCTTGGAAAAACCATCCACTACTTCCATTTCGACCAACAGCAGTGACCCTCCACAAAGAAATCCCAGCAACGGATCAATCAATCAGAACTCAATAGCAGacttggaaaaaaaattagcAGCCTTGCGAAACACCGAAAACGCTGAAGAG TCTGCATCAGCGACATTGTCGGCGGTTCCTAAACAAATTGAAGAGGTCGTGAACCCTAGTGCCCGTAAAATATCGCGTTTCAGTGTCAGTCGAGTACAGGAGCAGAAAACTTCAACTGGTGTGGAGGAACCTGCACAAGGTCAACTGAAGATCGACTTGCAGGTCGCAGGCCCTGGCGGCCAGATACAGAGCAACAACTCGGTGCAGAACGGTAGTGTGGTCAATACTCCAACCGAAGTCATCAGTTCTCCAATTCAAAATGTTCCGCTGGCCATTAACGGAATTCAGTTGATATACCAACAGCCCCAGCAAATCCATCAGTTGCCGGGATCTGGAACCTCAACTTCTACGAGTGGAGCAGGGGCTCAGTGCATTGTGGTGCCCCAAGTTATTAATCAGAATGGCACTCAGATGCAACAAATGTCTAATCTTCAGCCACAGCCGCAACTTGTGCACCCGAATATACCACAACAGCCGCAACAGACGCCACTTAATGGCCACCCACCCATGGGTAACACtcaccagcagcagccacaacagCAATCCATACCGATGCAGCCGATTCAgacgcaacagcagcagaatcAAATGCCTCTTATGtcgcaacaacagcagcaaatcatgatgcagcagcaacagggaGCCCAGCAGGGATCGCAGCAGTATAACTTGCCCACCACACAACAGACTCATCCGCAGCACCAATTTATCCATACGCAGCCCAACCAACTTCACTCGCTTCCGCCCCAGGTGGTGAGCATGTCCCCGGGAATGCCACATCAGCTTCCACCCATGCAGACTATGTCGACTCAGCAGCAAATGATCTCGCAACAACAGCATCAGTTGCAGATGCAATCGCACATGCAGCAACAAAGTGTACCGGGAATGTACAACCAGCAAACCGGAGCTCGTGTGGCCGCACCtcaaaattttcaaggtcccgTTCCAAATCATTTGCTGCAACAGTCCCCTCTGATGACATCCCAGCAGACAGCACAGCCCATGCAACACGTTATGCAACCAATTTTTAATGCAACGTCTGGTGAAG TTACCGAAGAGCCTGTATCCCTAGCAGCTACGCATCCTCATTTGCTACCGAGTGACATTCAATCT GACATAAAGCACAATTTAGACTCGTTGGTAAACCAATTGTGCAACACGCGCTTGGGTACTAACCAGCACCAAcggctgttgctgttgcgtcAAAGACAACTCATCGAAGAGGACGAGCTGCGTCTAAAACACTATGTGGAATACGAAAAGTTTCAAAAGGCACTGCGCCAAT CTATTAGCACAAACGTTCCAGCGACTGCAGCTTACtattcagcagcagcagcacagctTCCAACTAATTTGGCAGCTCCTGCGGCTCCGTCCTCATCGAATCCGACATCCACTAGCTCCGCAAACACATAA